The DNA region CCATCGCCGGCCTGCCGCTGAATTCCAACGTCGCCTATTACTCCGGCGTCTCCCTGGCCCTCGGCGCGATGCTGCTGTTCACCCGGCGCATGCTGCGCACCGACCAGGTGATGCCGAGGGTCGACCGCCTGCTGCTGGCGATGGTTGCCCTGTACCTGGTCACGCCGCTGTTCTATGCCTTCGCGCTGCCGCTGTTCTCGCGCCTGGCGGTCTACTTCAACCTGACCACCGCGGTGGTGGTGCTGGGCGTGGCGCTGGCGGGGGCGGTCAGGCGTCAGCGCAGCGCCTGGTTCTTCCTCGCGGCCTTCGCATTGCTGATGCTCGGTGGCGCCATGACCACGCTGCGCGCCATGGGCGTGGTGCCCACCACGATGTTCACGGTGGATGGCATCCAGCTGGGCTCGGCGATGGAGATGATCGTGCTGGCCTTCGCCCTGGCCGACCGCTTCGCCGTCATGCGTCGCGAGAAGGTGCGGGCGCAGGAAGCGCTGTTGCAGGCCCAGCGCAAGCTGGTGGAGACGCTGCAGGCCTCCGAGCACGAGCTGGAGCTGCGCGTTGCCCAGCGCACCGACGAGTTGCAGGAGCTCAACAGCCGGCTGGAAACCCTGAGCCTGACCGACGCGCTGACCGGCATCGCCAACCGCCGCCACTTCGACGAGGTGCTGCAGCAGGAATGGCAGCGAGCCCGGCGCACGGGCGAGCCGCTGGCGCTGGCGATCCTCGATGTCGACTGGTTCAAGCGCTACAACGACCACTACGGCCACCCGGCCGGTGACGCCTGCCTGCAGCGCATCGCCCAGGTGCTGGCGAGCACCGTCGGCCGCTCCAGCGACCTGGTGGCCCGCTACGGCGGCGAGGAGTTCGTCTTCCTGGTGCCGCTGACCGATGCGAGCGGAGCCCAGGGCATCGCCCAGCGGCTGGTGCAGGCCATCGAGACGCTGGACCTGCCGCACGAGCTCTCGACCTTCGGCCGCGTCACCGTGAGCATCGGCGTCGCCGCCATGACTCCCGGGCAGGACGATGCGCCGGAGACCCTGCTGCAGCGTGCCGACGAGGCGCTGTACGAGGCGAAGAAAGCCGGGCGCAACCGCGTCGGGCGCTTCCTGTAGGTCGCCTGCTGCGCGAGCCCGCTGTCAGGGGGCGGACAGGTGGGTCAGCAACTGCCGCGCATGGGAGGACAGCGCATCCCACCCCTTGATGCACAGCCGCAGTTCCCGCGTCGCCCAGGTGTTCTCCAGGCCGACGATGGCCACCGGCATCTCCTGCGCCAGGCGCGTGGCCGCCGCTTCCGGAAGCATGGCGATGCCGGCGTGCTGGGCCACCAGCTGGGCGATGGCGTCGAAGCTCGGCGCGCGCACCCGTACCTTCAGCGGCAAGGCGTAGTTCACCGCCATCTCCTCGATGAAGCGCTGCATGGCGCGCTCCGGCGGCAGGCAGACGAAGGGAAAGCCCAGTGCCTCGCGCATGTGCGCCTGGCGGCGCTCGGCCAGGGGGTGGTCCCGGGGCACCAGCAGCACCAGCCGGTCATCGCGAAAGGGCATCGAGACCAGCCCGCCGGTGGGCAGGTTGCCGTCGTAGACGCCGAGATCGAACTCGCCCGCCTGCACACCGCGCAGCACGTCGCGGCTGTTCAGCTCGGTGAGCTGCAGGTCCACTTCCGGGTAGTCGGCGAGGAAGGGCCCGAGCGTGGCGGGGAGGAAGGTGCTGTTGGCCACGGTGCTCGCCGCCAGGCGCAGGGTGATGCGGCGCTGCCCGGCCAGCTCCTGCAGGGTGTCCCTGAGTTTCTGCGCCTCGTGCAGCACCCCGTGGCAGGACTCCAGTACCAGGCGTCCCGCCGGTGTCGGCACCATGCCGTCGGCCTTGCGCACGAACAGGGCCAGAGCGCAGCGCTCCTCGAACTGGCGCAGCCGCGTGCTCGCCGCCGAGACCGCGACCGGGAAGGTGGCGGCGGCCTTGCTCAGGCTGCCGGTGGCGGCGATGGCGGTGAGCAGGCGCAGGTCGGTGAGGTCGAAGTGCAAGGGTGTTCTCCTTTGGAGAAGGGTCTGTTCAGGAAAAAGCGATTCTAGCGCTGCTGCCTTCGCTTCAGAATAAGGATCGCCAACCCCTGGACCGGATGCCTGATGAACGCCTTGCTCTCCCTCTACCAACGTGGCGCCCGCAACGGCAGCCTGTTCGCGGTGCTTTCGGCCGCCGGTTTCAGCCTCAAGGCGATCTTCGTCAAGCTCGCCTATGCAGCCGCTCCGGTCGACGCGCTCACCGTCCTGGCGATGCGCATGGGGCTGGCGCTGCCGCTGTTCGCCTGGTTGCTGTGGCTGAGCCGCAGCCCGGGGAGCGTGGCGCTGTCGATGCAGGACTGGGCGCGCGTGGTGCTGCTGGGGATGTTCGGCTACTACCTCTCCAGCCTCTTCGACTTCTATGGGCTGGAGTCCATCAGCGCCGGGCTGGAGCGGCTGATCCTGTTCACCTACCCGACCCTGGTGCTGGTCTTCCAGGCGCTGGCCTTCCGCGAGCGGCCGAGCCGCCGCACCCTGCTGGCCATGGGGCTGTGCTACCTGGGGCTGGGGGTGGCGCTGATGCACGACATCGGCAGCACCGACATGGGCGCGCAGGTGATGGTCGGCGCGGCCTGGGTCTTCGCCAGCGCCGTGACCTACGCGCTCTACTACCTGGGCACCGGGGTGATGGTGAAGCGCCTGGGCTCCATGCGCCTGGCCGGGCTCGCCGGCAGCGCGTCGGCGCTGATGGTGCTGGCGCACTACGGCGCCACGGCCGATATCGGCCAACTGGGCATGCTGCCGGTCGCGGTGTGGGGGTATGCGGCGCTGATGGCGCTGCTCTCCACCGTGCTGCCGGTCTACTGGATGGCGCTGGCGATCCAGCGCATGGGCACGACGAACACCGCAGCCGTCGGCAACCTGGGCCCGGTACTGACCATCCTGGCGTCCTGGGTGCTGCTGGACGAGGCCATCTCGGCCTACCAGCTGGCCGGGCTGGCCCTGGTGCTGTTCGGGGTGTCGCGGCTCAAGCCGGCGGCGCCCAAGGCCGTCGCGACCGAGGACGCGGCGCCGTCGGCCGCCCACAGCCCCAGGGGTTCCGGGCAGGCCTGAGGCCGCTTCCGATCAGCTCGGCAACCGGGCGATCACCTTGATCTCGAAGTCGAAGCCGTAGAGCCAGGTGACGCCGACGGCGGTCAGCGTCGGGTGGGGCGCCGCGCCCCAGAACTCCGGCACCACCTGCCAGATGGCTTCGAATTTCGCCTGCGGGTCGACCATGAACACGGTGACGTCGACCACGTCGTCGAAGCTGCAGCCGGCCTCGCCGAGAATCGCATTGAGGTTGGTGAAGGCCTGGCGCACCTGGGCCTTGAGGTCCGGCTCCGGCGAGCCGTCGGGGTGGCTGCCCACTTGCCCTGAGACGAACAGGAAGCCATTGGAGCGGATCGCCGGCGAGTAGCGGTTGCGCTCGTAGAGCGCCTGGCGGCCGGGCGGGAAAACGACGTCGCGTTGGGTCATGGGGGTACTCCGGTGGTGGGTCGATGCGACCCGGGATCAACGATGGAGGCGACTCTAGGCCCTTGCGCAGGGGCGATAAACGCGCAAGCTTGTCCATCACTGTTTGCAGATCCCAAACAATCCGCCGGAAATCTGGAGCGTCCATGGACCGTTTCGATGCGATGCAGGCCTTCGCCCGGGTGGTGGAGGCGGGCAGCTTCACCCGTGCCGCCGACACCCTGCACATGAGCAAGACCAGCGTCACCCAGCTGGTGCAGCAGCTGGAAGCGCGCCTGCGCGTGAAGCTGCTCAACCGCACCACGCGACGCGTCGCCCTCACCGCCGACGGCGCCGCCTACTACGAGCGGGTGGTGCGCCTGCTGGCCGACCTGGACGACGCCGAGACCAGCCTCTCCAGCGCCTCCGCCTCGCCCCGTGGTCGCCTGCGGGTGGATGTGCCGAGCCCGCTGGCGAGCATGATCCTGGTGCCGGCGCTGCCCGAGTTCCATGCACGCCACCCGGACATCCAGATCGACATGGGCGTCAGCGACCGCATCGTCGATGTGATCGGCGAGAACGTCGATTGTGTGGTGCGCGGCGGCGAGCTGAGCGACCAGTCGCTGGTGGCGCGGCGGGTCGGTGACCTGCGCCTGGGCGTCTACGCGGCGCCGGAGTACCTGCAGCGCCTGGGTACGCCGACCCACCCGCGCGAGCTGGAGGATTCGCCCCACCGCATCGTCGGCTTCCTCTGGGCACGCACAGGCAAGCCGGTGCCCTACGCCATGCGCAAGGGGGACGAGGAGATCCGCGTGAACGGGCGCTACGTGCTGGCGGTGGACGACGGCAATGCCTACCTCGCCGCCGGCCTGGCCGGGCTGGGCGTGCTCTGGCTGCCGGAGTACATGGCCCGGCCCAGTCGGGCGAGTGGTGCGCTGGTGCCGCTGATGGAGGACTGGACGCTGGACCCGATGCCGATCTACCTGGCGTTCCCGCCGAACCGGCACATCAGCGCCAAGCTGCGGGTGTTCATCGACTGGGTCGCCGAGCTGATGGCGCGCCACGCGCCGGTGATGACCCACCCGGGCGCGTGACGCAGTGAAGGGATGACGGAGCCGCAACAGCCCCGTCGCCCTCGGGTCAGAACGCGACCCGGACCCCGGCCTCGACGCTGCGGCCGGCCGCCGGCACCTGGTCCCGCAGGATCGAGCTGGCGTAGCGCACGGTCTGGTCGTTGAGGTTGTCGCCCTTGAGGAACACCAGCCACTCGCTTTGCGCTAGGTCGAAGCGGTAGCCGAGGCTGGCATTGAGGGTGGTGTAGCCGTCGGTGCCGCGCTCCTCGGCGGGGACCCGGCGCTGGGCGCTGGCGTGCTCGACGCCGACGCTGGCCTGCCAGCTCTGGTAGTTCCACAGCAGGGCGCTGTTCAGGCGCAGGGGCGAGATGCGCGGCAGCGGCTCGCCGGTCTCCTTGTTCTTCGCCCGGGTGTAGTCGGCGGAGCTCTGCAGGGCGAAGTCGCCGTAGGCGGTCTGCGCCAGGCGCCAGTGGTCCTGCGCCTCGACGCCCCAGAAGTCGGCCTTCACGCCGCTGTAGAGGTACTCCGGCAGCGCATCGGGATCGCTCGGGGCGACTTCCTGGCCGTCTTCGTCCAGGTAGCGGCCGCTGCCCAGCAGGCCGATGTAGTTGGAGAAGCGGCTGTAGAACACGCCGACGCTGCCCTTGTGGGTGCCGTCGTCGAAGCGCAGGGCCAGGTCGGTGGACCAGGACTTCTCCTTCTCGGCATCCGCGTCACCCACCTCATAGGTGCCGGTGGCGGCGTGGGGGCCGTTGGCGTAGAGCTCGTAGAAGGTCGGCGCGCGCTCGGTGTAGCCCAGGGTGCCGGCCAGGGACCAGATGTCGGTGAGGCGGTAGATGGAGCCGAGCGACAGGCTGCCGGCGGTGAAACTGTGGCTGTCGTCGGCGCCTTCGAAGCGCTCGTTGCCGCCGGCGTCCGGGCGCAGGCGGGTGTGTTCGAGGCGGCCGCCGAGGCTGAGTTCGAGGCGCTCGGTGGCCTGCCAGCTTTCCAGGGCGAAGAGGGCGCCGCTGTCGGTGTCGGTCTGCGGCACGAAGGCTTCCTCGCCCAGGGCCTGGAAGCGGCTCTTGGCCACCTGCACGCCGACCACGCCCTGCAGCGGGCCGATTGGGGCGTGGCGGGCTTCGAGGCGGGCTTCGTAGCCTTCGTTCTTGAAGGTGGTGCCGACCTCGCCGTCCTCGATCTCGCGGTGCTCGTAGGTGGTATGGCCGACGTCCAGCTTCAGCGAGCTGAAGGGGCCTTCCAGGTCGCGGATTTCCGAGGCCAGGGCGGAATGGCGCTGTTCCATGTCGATGCGCACGTCGTCTTCGGCGGGCGAGCCGTAGTTGCTGTCGTACTCGCCGTAGGAGAGGCCGACGTAGCCATGGTCCCAGTGGTAGGCACCCCCCACGGCGCCGCCGTCCTGGCGGCCGTCGCTGTTGTTGACCCGGTGCCTGGCGTCGCCGCCGTCCACGGCGCGCTGGTCGCGGGAGCGGGCATGGCCGGGGATGCGCGTGTCGTTGAACTGCCGCGAGCTGGCGTCCAGGTGCAGGGCGAAGTTGCCGTCGCCGGCCTCCAGCTTGCCGGCGGCGCTGCGAGTGGTGTCGGCGCCGCCGTAGCGCAGCTCGCCACCGCCGTGCAGGCCGTCCACCGGCTCGGTGGGGATGCGGTTGTCGAAGGTGTTGACCACGCCGCCCACCGCGCTGCCGCCATACAGCAGCGCCGCCGGGCCGCGCACCACCTCGATGCGCTCGGCGTTGGCCGCGTCATAGGGCACGGCGTGGTCGTAGGAGAGCGAGGACGCATCCAGCGCGCCGACGCCATTGCGCAGGATGCGGATGCGGTCGCCATCGAAGCCACGGATCACCGGGCGGCTGGCGGCCGGGCCGAAGTAGGTGGAGGAGACGCCGGGCAGGCCGTTGAGGGTTTCCCCCAGCTGCGCCGCGCTGCGCAGGCTCAGCTCGTCGCCTTCCACCACGCTGGTGGGCGAGGCGAGGGTTTCGCTTTTCAGCGGATTGGCGGTGATCACCTGCTGGTCGAGGACGATGGGCTGCGCGGCGAAGGCGTGCTGCGCCATCAGCAATGCGGTGGCGATGGGCGTGTGGAGGCGGAGGAATCGAGCGGACATCGGAGCCTTTCCTGTGGATTGGAATTGCAATGTTACAACATAACAATTTCAGCGCCAGCAGTTTGCGTGCCCGTCGTAGAGCGCTCCCCAGCGGCTGGGGGGGGTAATCAGCCGGTGCGCTTGCGCGTGATGCGCTCTCGCGCAAGCCAGCTGCACGACCTGGTCTCTGCGCCGCCCGGGCTGGATGCCCGCGCTGCGCCGGCGGATCTTCATCGGCGGCTGGCTGGCCAGTGCAAAATGCCGCGTGGCGCGTGGGCGATCTTGCAGTTTGCAATTCGCCCTGCCTCCGCGATGGGGTTCAACCCCTTGTTCTACAAGGACTTATCCGGTTGTGCGGAGCTGGCATGTTGCGTGCTCCTCCCTCCACCACAAGACCTACGAGCAGGAGGATGCCCATGAATGTCTGTGTTAGAGAGATCATCGAAGCCTTTCCCGACCGGGAAGTGACCCTCACCACCCGCCCGGACGGTCGCCTGTCGCTGACCATCGTCGGCGCGGCCCAGCCTGACTTTCACCGGGTCATCGATTGCGATGCCGTGTTGTCGCGGGCCCAGGTCGGCAGCCTGATCGACCAGCTGGTGCAGGACGTGCGTGCCGGTGCCGACAGCCGCCAGCCGGGGCAGGGCGCCCGCTGGTTAGCCCGGGGGCTGCCGACCACCGCTGTCGTTCCTCCCTTCATCGCTGCCCGGGCGTCCAGTGCCCCGGCAGGCGAACCGCGCCTTGGGCGCGCGACCTGCTGAGGGCATCGCCATGGAGCACTTTCTCATCGTCAAGGACCACCAGGAGTGGGCGTGCCGCCGGTTCGGCAGCCTGGAGAACCTGTTCAGCTCGGCCAGCAAGGCGGACGTCATCTGCATGGCCGCCGCCCAGGTCGGGCACCTGCAATCGTCGGTGAAGATCCACGGCGAGGATGGCGCGCTGGAAGAAGAGCGGATCTACCCGCTGCTCAGCGGCGACCCGCTCCGGTATCTCTGAGTCAGCTGGCCGCGAGGCCCACACCGGGCATCGTTGGGCTTCGCAGGCTCAGCGCCAACCTACGGTGCGGTTTGGGTGAGCCGCTCGCGCAGCAGGTAGCGCAGGGATGCGCCCAGCGCCTCGCCGTGGCCCAGGCCTGCGAAGGACTGGAAGCGGGCGTCGAGGCCGGGGACCTGGGCGAGGTCCTCGACCAGCTTCGTGGCGGCACGTTCCGGGTAGGGCTCGGCGGTGCCGCGCGGGTTGGCCGGCTCCTCGCTGCCGCGCATCAGCAGCAGGCGCGTGGGGTGGCCGGCGATGCGCTGCTCCAGCCCCGGGCGTTCGGTGAGGATGACGCCATCGCCCCACCAGAGCGACGGGCTGGCGGCGGCGAACTGGCTGAACTGCTGCGGCCGGGTGAACAGCGCATGGAGCACCAGCAGGCCGCCGTAGGAATGGCCCCACAGCGTCTGCCGGCTGGCGTCGAAGGGCGCTTGCGCCGCCACGGCCGGGCGCATCTTCTGCTGCAGCAGGTCGAGGAAGGCGTCGGCACCGCCGCTGGGCTGGCCGGTGAGCGGGTCGCGCTGGCCGGGCTTGCCGGGCTGTCGGGGCGTGTAGTCCAGGGTGCGGGCGTTGCGCTCGATGCGTTGCGGGGTCTGGTAGCCGATGGCGACCAGTAGCGGTGCGTCGCCCTTGGCGAGGTCGTTCA from Pseudomonas tohonis includes:
- a CDS encoding diguanylate cyclase, yielding MPPWLPWALLVPRRMHATHRRRQPFFALLLALLLLSFPAGAAGRVVDAAAVDQAALSLTPFVSLLEDPDRSLTLADVQAPERAARFQGDLPPGNALALGFTRSAYWLRLVLRNPGDTPLRRMLVVENPRISHVEAHIPDAQGIYQVTATGCDVAPSSKAYPNRNFVFPLHLGAHSEQVLYLRVESSVGLLVPLQLWPVEAFHAYERDDYVSKVWYFGIATAMVLFNLMLFVALRDRVYLLYVAFVASTAFTLAIKNGLAPDWSIAGLPLNSNVAYYSGVSLALGAMLLFTRRMLRTDQVMPRVDRLLLAMVALYLVTPLFYAFALPLFSRLAVYFNLTTAVVVLGVALAGAVRRQRSAWFFLAAFALLMLGGAMTTLRAMGVVPTTMFTVDGIQLGSAMEMIVLAFALADRFAVMRREKVRAQEALLQAQRKLVETLQASEHELELRVAQRTDELQELNSRLETLSLTDALTGIANRRHFDEVLQQEWQRARRTGEPLALAILDVDWFKRYNDHYGHPAGDACLQRIAQVLASTVGRSSDLVARYGGEEFVFLVPLTDASGAQGIAQRLVQAIETLDLPHELSTFGRVTVSIGVAAMTPGQDDAPETLLQRADEALYEAKKAGRNRVGRFL
- a CDS encoding LysR substrate-binding domain-containing protein, producing MHFDLTDLRLLTAIAATGSLSKAAATFPVAVSAASTRLRQFEERCALALFVRKADGMVPTPAGRLVLESCHGVLHEAQKLRDTLQELAGQRRITLRLAASTVANSTFLPATLGPFLADYPEVDLQLTELNSRDVLRGVQAGEFDLGVYDGNLPTGGLVSMPFRDDRLVLLVPRDHPLAERRQAHMREALGFPFVCLPPERAMQRFIEEMAVNYALPLKVRVRAPSFDAIAQLVAQHAGIAMLPEAAATRLAQEMPVAIVGLENTWATRELRLCIKGWDALSSHARQLLTHLSAP
- a CDS encoding DMT family transporter; protein product: MNALLSLYQRGARNGSLFAVLSAAGFSLKAIFVKLAYAAAPVDALTVLAMRMGLALPLFAWLLWLSRSPGSVALSMQDWARVVLLGMFGYYLSSLFDFYGLESISAGLERLILFTYPTLVLVFQALAFRERPSRRTLLAMGLCYLGLGVALMHDIGSTDMGAQVMVGAAWVFASAVTYALYYLGTGVMVKRLGSMRLAGLAGSASALMVLAHYGATADIGQLGMLPVAVWGYAALMALLSTVLPVYWMALAIQRMGTTNTAAVGNLGPVLTILASWVLLDEAISAYQLAGLALVLFGVSRLKPAAPKAVATEDAAPSAAHSPRGSGQA
- a CDS encoding RidA family protein, giving the protein MTQRDVVFPPGRQALYERNRYSPAIRSNGFLFVSGQVGSHPDGSPEPDLKAQVRQAFTNLNAILGEAGCSFDDVVDVTVFMVDPQAKFEAIWQVVPEFWGAAPHPTLTAVGVTWLYGFDFEIKVIARLPS
- a CDS encoding LysR family transcriptional regulator is translated as MDRFDAMQAFARVVEAGSFTRAADTLHMSKTSVTQLVQQLEARLRVKLLNRTTRRVALTADGAAYYERVVRLLADLDDAETSLSSASASPRGRLRVDVPSPLASMILVPALPEFHARHPDIQIDMGVSDRIVDVIGENVDCVVRGGELSDQSLVARRVGDLRLGVYAAPEYLQRLGTPTHPRELEDSPHRIVGFLWARTGKPVPYAMRKGDEEIRVNGRYVLAVDDGNAYLAAGLAGLGVLWLPEYMARPSRASGALVPLMEDWTLDPMPIYLAFPPNRHISAKLRVFIDWVAELMARHAPVMTHPGA
- a CDS encoding TonB-dependent receptor, giving the protein MSARFLRLHTPIATALLMAQHAFAAQPIVLDQQVITANPLKSETLASPTSVVEGDELSLRSAAQLGETLNGLPGVSSTYFGPAASRPVIRGFDGDRIRILRNGVGALDASSLSYDHAVPYDAANAERIEVVRGPAALLYGGSAVGGVVNTFDNRIPTEPVDGLHGGGELRYGGADTTRSAAGKLEAGDGNFALHLDASSRQFNDTRIPGHARSRDQRAVDGGDARHRVNNSDGRQDGGAVGGAYHWDHGYVGLSYGEYDSNYGSPAEDDVRIDMEQRHSALASEIRDLEGPFSSLKLDVGHTTYEHREIEDGEVGTTFKNEGYEARLEARHAPIGPLQGVVGVQVAKSRFQALGEEAFVPQTDTDSGALFALESWQATERLELSLGGRLEHTRLRPDAGGNERFEGADDSHSFTAGSLSLGSIYRLTDIWSLAGTLGYTERAPTFYELYANGPHAATGTYEVGDADAEKEKSWSTDLALRFDDGTHKGSVGVFYSRFSNYIGLLGSGRYLDEDGQEVAPSDPDALPEYLYSGVKADFWGVEAQDHWRLAQTAYGDFALQSSADYTRAKNKETGEPLPRISPLRLNSALLWNYQSWQASVGVEHASAQRRVPAEERGTDGYTTLNASLGYRFDLAQSEWLVFLKGDNLNDQTVRYASSILRDQVPAAGRSVEAGVRVAF
- a CDS encoding alpha/beta hydrolase; the encoded protein is MRLPRFTAALALALAAALPGVAPQARPDPNALMDTRLLQRQDLPYAFSSLKLDSADGQRHYQLWIARPRSPAPAGGYPVVWMLDGNAALGVLDESLLNDLAKGDAPLLVAIGYQTPQRIERNARTLDYTPRQPGKPGQRDPLTGQPSGGADAFLDLLQQKMRPAVAAQAPFDASRQTLWGHSYGGLLVLHALFTRPQQFSQFAAASPSLWWGDGVILTERPGLEQRIAGHPTRLLLMRGSEEPANPRGTAEPYPERAATKLVEDLAQVPGLDARFQSFAGLGHGEALGASLRYLLRERLTQTAP